The following nucleotide sequence is from Anguilla rostrata isolate EN2019 chromosome 3, ASM1855537v3, whole genome shotgun sequence.
GAACACCTCTTCAGGGTATTATCTGCTGGATTTATGACATCATTGTAAGAGGTGACGAACTTGAAATCGCTGGTCCGCGAACCCGTTGTTAAATATGTATCATAATTGTAGGAGCCACGAAGAGTCCCTGCTCCCTCCACCTCTGCGTAGTTCGGAGGGAAATACGCGCTGGGAATGGCCACGGCGCCGCCCATCAGTCTGGGGGTTCTTCTACGAAAATATCTCAGGGCCACGATGAGAATAATGAACGTCAGGAGAAAGGTGGAAACTGCTACCAGGGCGATTATTAAATATGATGTCAATTTGGAACTGTTCTCCTCatatgatatatttttaaactccGGAACTTCTGTCAAGTCATCCGAAATGAGAAAATGCACTGCGCATGTTGTAGAAAGCACAGGTGTTCCGTTGTCTCTCACTGAAACAACAAGGTTATGTTTCATGTCATCAGACTGAGAAATATCCCGCTGCGCCTTGATCTCTCCGCTGTGAAGTCCAATTGTGAAAAGTCCTGCATcagtcgatttcatgatttgaTAAGACAGCCATGCGTTCTGTCCAGAGTCAGGATCTACAGCGATCACCTTGGAAACCAGGGAGCCCGCGTAAGTAGCTTTGGGGACAATCTCGGTCATAAAGGAATTACCTTGTGTGACAGGGTATAATATCTGTGGCGAGTTATCGTTCTCGTCGGTTATgaacacactcactgtcacgTTGCTACTGAGAGGAGGCGAGCCGTTGTCTCTGGCCACCACCTGCGCTTTGAAGCTTCTGAACTGCTCATAATCAAACGACCTGACAGCATGGATCACACCGGTGTCTCCGTTAATGGATAAAAATGAAGACATGGGAACGCCATTTACCTCAGTGGGCGACAAGGAATATAACACTGTGCCGTTCTGTCTCCAGTCTGGGTCTGTTGCCTTTACAGAAATGACAGAGGAGCCGGGTTTGTTATTTTCAGCAACATAGACGCTATATGACAGCTCATTAAAAACAGGCGGATTGTCATTCACATCAGAAATAGATAACGGCACAGTTTTTGAGGACGATAATGGTGGAGAACCCTCATCAGTTGCAATAATGGTAATATCATATTCAGACACAACCTCACGGTCGAGTTCTCCTGTAGTCACCAGTGAGTAATAATTTTTGATAGAGGGTACCAACTTAAAAGGAACATTTTGTTGAATGGTGCAGCGGACCTGTCGATTCGCCCCTGAATCTTTATCCTGAACATTAATAATGGCCACTTCTGTTCCAGGTAACACATTCTCTGGGATTGGATTGTCCAGAGATTTCAGAAATATCTCGGGGGCGTTGTCATTCATATCAGTGATTTCAATGTTAACGGAGGAATAAGAAGCTAAACCTGACCCGTCTTTTGCTTGAATTCGCATTTCATAGTTGGACTCCTCTTCAAAATTTATTTGTCCACTCACTTTAATCTGACCTGTTTTACGATCGAGGGAAAACAATTTCTTTACTTCATCCGGAACACGACCAAATTCATATGTCACTTCGCCATTGGCCCCCTCGTCTGCATCAGTGGCGCTCACTGTAACCACTAAGGCACCTAAAGGAGAATTTTCAGAAAGACTGACTTTATAAACGTCTTTGCTAAACACGGGGATATTATCATTAGCATCAAGCACTGTGACGTGTACAGCTACTGTACCGGATCTTTGAGGAGTCCCTCCGTCCGCCGCAGtaagtaataatgtaatattctgCTGTTCTTCGCGATCCAACTCTTTTTCTAATACTAAAACGCCGTATTTTCCTCCAACCGTGTTTGTATGCATTGTCAGAACAAAATGATCATTCCTTTGTAGTGTGTAGCTTTGGACCGAGTTCTGTCCAATATCCGCATCGTGGGCCTCATCTAATGGGAAGCGAGAGCCCTTATCTGCCGATTCTCCAATTTCTAGTTTAATAACGTCATTAGCAAACTGTGGGGAGTTGTCATTAATATCGTTGATATGAATCAATATACGATGTAATTCCAGAGGATTCTCCAACACAAGCTCATATTTTAACGCGCATGAAGGCTTTTGTCCGCAAAGCGCTTCTCTGTCAATCCTGTCTGACACGATCAAATCGCcagaattaatatttatttcacaataacGTCGGCGGCTACCTTCCGTATCTATCCGGGCTTTCCGACCAGACAGGCTTTGTACACCCAGACCAAGATCTTTTGCTATATTTCCAATAATAGACCCGTGTTTCATCTCCTCCGGAATGGAGTAGCTCGCATCTCCAAAGGACGCAGGcagggagagaagaaagaaaaccaCACAGCACGCGAGGCTGCTCCAAAAGAATCCAAAAGACACCATACTGAAGTCAGAGCCACAACACCTTCGCACAGTAATTTAGTTCTTCAATCCACAGAAATAATCCACAATAAGAGATTCACTGGCCCTAAACAGATCCGAGCTACATTCCGAATGATACGGTAGTTTTTTGTGGTGTAACGCAGTCGCCTGCGTTTGAATATTACACTTGTGGGAGGAGAGACGATTATATCGTGTCTCAGCTGGTGAATAGCGACACAGtgagtacatttaaaaaactgcacatAAAATGCGAAAATAATAACAGTAGAAACGCATGACAAGCAATATCTACATAGAAACTGGTGTCATTTCATGTAATAATCTGGCAGCGTATGTTGACAGAGAACGTCAACGAAATGAAATCTACAGGGTGTTTAAATCAGGAAAGTAACATCTACAGGTCTGCAAATATGGGAAACCGCTGTTTTCATTCTACTGCgttaaataataaactaaacagaaatgcaatgGCAAACCCCACAGAGGGAAACATCAGTAATTTGGGAATTGCGagtatttttgaaaattcttgactggtaTACACTTTAATGCGTAAATGTAAGGTCAAGTGCAGTTCAAGTCAAGTTTAACCTGttacaatataaaaacatgttattaaatacgtgaaaatatttaattcgaTTTCGCCCCACTAATCTCCAACGTAGCCTATAAtttcagaataagaaaaaagagaTTATTTACACTGTGTACATGCAGAGACAAGTAGTAATAACGTGACTGTAAAATCTTCCACTGCAAAACAAACGGCTCAACTGACAACACGAGAATGGGTTGAATTTGCAGTTATCGCGGCGAAGAAGTTTTTTTGacaaacattttatgaatattaaaattcaatCTGAATACAAACGAAACCGTACATAATCAGAAGACCATTTCCAGTCGCTTTCAAACAAACTCAATTGCAACCAAGCCTTAGAGCAAACAGAATGAAcatgtttataattttttttaaaaaaaggttaattaGGCTAGGCCGAGCTGCCTTCATCAAGTATAAATACTTTGAATTCAAATCAAGGCTGAGAAATATACTGACTTCAGCAAATGAAAGGGATGTGAAGtacattaaaataacagaagCGGAAGAATTATGAGCAGGAATGgacaataaatttaatttaccaGTGTTGCGTATTTGGATTCAACCTCTGGGAAGTCATGTCCGGCAGTGGTTTCATTTGGACTCCGCTTCAGGGTCTGACCGGGGGGAACTGTGGCGTCGTGGTAGGAGCTGAGGAACTTGAAGTCGCTTGTGCGGGAGCCAGTTGTTAAATACGTGTCGTAATTATAAGAACTACGTAGGGTCCCAGCTCCTTCCATCTCTGCGTAAGTGGGAGGGAAACATGCACTGGGAATAGCCACTGTACCGTCAAACAACAGTCTGGGCTTATTTCTACGGCAAAACTTTAtggaaacaataataatgatgaacGCAAAGAAAAACGTGGAGACGGAGACCAGCGCGATAATCAAATATGACGTTAATTTGGAGTTTTCTTCCTGATAAGACATATCCTTCAGTTCTGGAACTTCTGCCAAGTTATctgaaatcaataaatacacagTGCATGTTGTAGAGAGAGATGGCCGTCCGTTATCCGTCACTGAGATGACAAGGTTCTGTTTCATGGTGTCCGATTCAGAAATGTCCCGCTGCACTGTGATCTCGCCGCTGTGGAGACCAATGGTGAAAAGTACCGGATCTGTCGATTTCAGTATTTGATAGGACAACCAGGCGTTCTGTCCAGAGTCTGCATCCACAGCGATCACCTTAGAAACTAGGGAGCCTGCATGAGCAGTTTTTGGGACCATCTCGGTCATGAAGGAGTTCCCTAGAGAGGCAGGGTATAATATCTGTGGAGAGTTATCGTTCTCATCTGTTATGAACACACTGACTGTCACGTTGCTGCTGAGGGGAGGCGAACCGTTGTCTCTGGCAACCACCTGCATTTTGAAGCTTCTGAACTTCTCATAATCAAATGCTCTCACTGCATGGATCACTCCGGTGTCTCCGTTAATAGAAAGAAGTGAAGATATAGGGACTCCACTGACATCACTGGACAAAAGAGAATAGTAAACCGTACCGTTCTGCCTCCAGTCTGGGTCTGTCGCCTTTACAGAAATGACAGAGGTGCCAGgtttattattttcagtcaCATAGGCGCTGTATGACTGCTCGTCAAATGCAGGCGGGTTGTCATTCACGTCCGATACAGATAACAGCACAGTTGTTGAAGACGATAATGGTGGAAAGCCCTCATCAGATGCACTAATTGTAATGTTATATTCAGCCACAACCTCGCGATCGAGTTCTCCTGTAGTCACCAGTGAGTAATAATTTTTGATGGAGGGAATTAACTTGAAAGGAACATCTTTTTGAATGGAGCAGCGGACCTGTTGATTTGCACCAGAATCTTTATCCTGGACATTAATGATGCCAACTTCTGTGCCAGGCAGCACATTCTCGTGAATTGGATTGCTCAGGGATTTCAGAAATATctcaggggcattgtcattcaCATCAGTGATGTCTATAATTACTTTCGTATGCGAAGCCAACCCTGCACCATCTTTTGCTTGTATTCGCATTTGATAATTTGACACTTCTTCAAAATCAATAGATCCTTTTAGCCTTATCTCTCCTGATTTACGATCtagtgaaaataatttattaaccTCTTCTGAAACACGGCCAAAATCATACGTCACTTCACCATTTGCCCCGTCATCTGCATCAGTGGCACTGACTGTTACCACGACTGTATCTAAAGGAGAATTTTCAGGCAGAATGGCTTTATATACGGCCTGGCTAAACACAGGAATATTATCATTAACATCCACCACGGTGATGCGTATAACTACAGTCCCGGTTTTCTGAGGCGTTCCTCCATCAGCTGCAGTAAGTAATAATTCAACCTCTTGCTGTTCTTCGCGGTCCAGCTCTTTTTCTAACACTAACTCACCGTATTTTCCCCCGTCTGTGTTCGTATgaacagccaaaacaaaatgatCGTTTCTTTGTAGTGTGTAGCTCTGGACCGCGTTCTGTCCAATATCCGCATCGTGGGCCTCATCGAGGAGGAATCTAGCTCCTTTGTCTGCAGATTCCGTTATTTCCAGGGAAATTACATTAGTTCCAAATTGCGGTGAATTGTCATTAATGTCTTGAATATGAAGCGAGATACGATGTAATTCCAAAGGATTCTCCAACACAAGCTCACATTTTAAAGCACATGAAGCCATCTGTCCACAAAGCGCTTCTCTGTCAATCCTTTCAGACACAATCAAATCACCGGAATTCAGATTAATGTCGCAATAATGTCGACGGCTACCTTCGGTGTCTACACGAGCTTTACGAGAAGAGAGATGTTTAACATCCAGACCAAGATCCTTCGCTATATTCCCAATAACAGATCCGTGTTTCATCTCCTCCGGAATGGAGTAGCTCGCATCTCCAAAGCAAGCAGGCAGGAAGAAGAGAATGAGAACCAAACAGCACCTCGAGCTGTTCACAGAAACCCTCTTGCAGACCATGCTCGAATCTAAACCTGAGATAATTTCTAACTGtatgtcaaataaatacatagaacCTTTAAACACTGCACCGAAGCCACCCTCCCCGAATGAAACATACACAGGGAAAGAAAACGGATCGTTAGTGTGGTATGATGGGTTTCTGTGGAGCACGAATTGGTCTCCTAATTCTGAATATTACAATAGTGGGTGGAGATGTCCGTTTAACGTAACTTAGCCGGTGAATAGCGACACTcagtgtgcttttaaaaaactgcagagaacagacaggaagtgtttAAATGCTGATATGTTTCTTGACACACAGTTTTGCATTGGGTTGAGCTCATTTAATTTGGAAAACTGAATGTGTTAGTACTGAAATTGATACTTCTCGTCTTTATTATAATACAatgcgttttaaatttgttcaagtaaaataaattatggtaTTTTGAATGCTGACAAAACCCCTACactaaaaaatatacaaatggcATACTAGGGATGTGGCTTCGTGATATGACTTGTCAATCCCTCGTGCACTATATGTAGTTTATGGCGAATTGTAACGTTAAAGGTAAAGTTCCATACACTAGCTCTAAGATATCTGAAATTATAAATGCTTGGGTGAATATAATTTtaagtaatttaaaaagtaaacacagCACATCTGTGAATGCgacaaagttaaaaaaagaacatttcttgAAATTCTATTAATAGGTTATAgagatttaattttaatttaaatacataaacaggGTTCCCATGCGTCCTGGAAAACCTGGattatttttgtgcttttttggtCCCACACTGGAATGTGGAgacaaatgttatctgttaagagttgaattaacactgggcattttactgtgtgggaaCCCTAGTAAAGTTACTCCAACTGGATGATACTTCCAATCGCATTAAAAAACTATCAAATTACAGCCAAACCTACTCCTGCAGGAGACATTAAATATATCCTATTTCCCAAATGAGCCCTTGAAAGATGAGCATAAATGACaagtaaatatgtatttaccaGGGTTGAGAATTTGGATCCAGGCCCAGTGACGTCTCTCTCAATGTTATTCTCATTTGGACTAATCTTCAGGGTCTGACCTGCGGGTGTCATGACATCATTGTAAGAGGTGACGAACTTGAAGTCGCTGGTCCGTGAACCCGTAGTTAAATATGTGTCATAGTTGTAGGAGCCTCGAAGAGTCCCTGCGCCCTCCACCTCTGCGTAGTTGGGAGGGAAATAGGCGCTGGGAATGGCCACAGCACCGTCAAACAGTCTGGGTTTCCTTCTGTAGCAAAGCCTCACGGCCACAATTGCAATAATGAACGTGAGGAAGAAGGTGGAGACGGAAACCAACGCAATAATTAAATAGGAAGTTAATTTGGAATTGTTCTCTTCATATGACATGTCTTTCAGCTCTGGAACTTCTGCCAAGTTGTCTGAAATGAGTAAATATATTGTGCAGGTTGTAGTGAGAGCAGGTTGCCCATTATCTCTCACTGATACAACAATGCTTTGCTTCATGGTATCAGACTCAGCAATGTCCCGCTGAGTCCTGATCTCTCCGCTGTGAAGTCCAATGGTGAAAAGTCCTGCATCAGTCGATTTCACGATTTGGTAAGAAAGCCAAGCGTTCTGTCCAGAGTCTGTGTCCACGGCTATCACCTTGGAAACCAGGGACCCGGCGGAAGCAGCTTTGGGTACAATCTCTGTCATGAGGGAGTTACCGAGTGGCGCAGGATATAGTATCTGTGGAGAGTTATCATTCTCATCCTTTATgaacacactcactgtcacgTTGCTGCTGAGTGGAGGGGAACCGTTGTCTCTGGCAACGACCTGAACTTTGAAGCTTCTGAACTGCTCATAATCAAACGACCTGACAGCGTGAATCACCCCGGTATCTCCACTAATTGATAAAAACGAGGATCCTGAAACACCACTGACCTCACTGGACACCAGGGAATAGGACACCGTGCCGTTCTGTCTCCAGTCTGGGTCTCCTGCCCGTATAGATATAACAGAGGACCCGGGTTTGTTATTTTCAGCCACATAGACGCTGTAGGACTGCTCATAAAATATAGGCGGATTGTCATTCACATCAGACACAGATAGCTGGACAGTTTTTGAGGACGATAAGGATGGAGAGCCCTCATCAACTGCAACAATTGTAATGTTATATTCAGACACAACCTCACGGTCAAGTTCTCCTGTAGTTACCAGCGAGTAATAATTTGTGATGGAGGGTACTAACTTGAAAGGAGCATTCTGTTGAATGGAGCAGCTCACTTGTTGATTTGCCCCAGAGTCTTTATCCTGAACATTAATGATGCCAACTTCTGTTccaggaaacacattttcaggaATGGGATTGCTCAgagatttcagaaatattttaggGGCGTTGTCGTTCACATCAGTGATTTCTATGTTAACTGTGGAATAAGAGACTAAACCTGACCCGTCTTTTGCTTGAATTCGTATTTCATAGTTTGACTCCTCTTCAAAATTTATTTGTCCATTCACTTTAATCTGACCTGTTTTTCGGTCTAGGGAAAACAGTTTCTTTACTTCACCAGGAACATGACCAAATTCATACGTCACATCGCCGTTTGCGCCTTCATCTGCATCGGTGGCGCTGACTGTAGCCACCAATGTGCCTAAAGGAGAATTTTCAGGCAGACTGACTTTATACACATCCTGACTAAACACGGGGATATTATCATTAGCATCCAACACAGTGATGTGTATAACTACAGTACCAGATCTCTGTGGACTCCCTCCGTCAGTAGCAGTAAGCAATAATGTTACATCCTGATGTTCTTCACGGTCCAGCTCTTTTTCTAACACTAGTTCACCATATTTTCTCCCGGCTGTATTTGTATGAacagtcaaaacaaaattatcaTTCCTTTGTAAAGTGTAGCTTTGGACCGCGTTTTGTCCAATATCCGCATCGTGGGCCTCATCTAATGGGAAGCGAGCGCCTTTAACTGTCGATTCTCCAATTTCTATCTTAATAAAATCATTTGTAAACTGTGGCGAGTTGTCATTGATGTCGTTAAGGTGAAGCAATAAGCGATGTAATTCAAGAGGATTCTCTAACACAagctcacattttaaaacacacgaAGCTTTCTGTCCACAAAGCGTTTCTCTGTCAATCCTTTCAGACACAATCAAATCGCCAGAATTCAGATTAATGTCGCAATAGCATCGGCTGCTACCTTCCTTATCAATGCGGGCTTTCCGACGAGACAGGCTTTGAACATCCACACCGAGATCTTTTGCAATATTTCCAATAACAGATCCGCGTTTCATCTCCTCCGGAATGGAATAGCTCGCGTCTCCAAAGgaggcaggcagggagagaagaaagaaaaccaTACAGTACGCGAGACTGCTCAAAAAGAATGCATCGTGGCCCATCTTGAACAGTAAGCCACAGAAAATTCGCACGGTAATTTAGTCCGTCAATCTTAATATTCCTCACGATAAGATTCCGTTGCACTAATACatatgaaaaactgaaataaaagacATGCAGTCTACATTACGAATGGTACGACTTTCTGCAGGACCGAGTCGCTTGCGTATGAATATTATAGTGGGTGGAGAAAGTGCATCATGCATCCCGTAGCTGGTGAATAGCGACGCTCtgagtacatttaaaaaattgcagaaataaaatattgaaatgcatCGAACTCGGCAGGTGAATTTGTATTATATAGGATACTACGAGTGTAGTTTAAGGTGAACCGTGTACTTGGATTTGCTTCTGGCTAAATATCTTCCAACCTGGTTTTAGACTTAACCATCGCATCTTTTCGTCAGTGTTGTTCAATGCAATTATGACGTACGGAATTGTCTTGATTGAAAAACCAAGGTCAGCATTATTTTCTACCTAGGAAATATAAAAGGCAAGAGATTATAAATAGGATCCTGCTAATTATCCAAAAAACCTATGCAGGCTAGAAAAGActtgttgaaaaataaacaaaacgtTAAGCTTAATTCAAATCAGAAAACAGTTAACTTAATTCGTATTCAAGTTTTAAAATCCATCTTTttcattaaagtttttttgttggttttaagcaaaaaataataataaatccaaaTTTTTTAGTTATAGTtttgtaaataatgaaaatgcaacaCCTACAAGGCAACATTAATATTCGAGTTTTTTTCTGAGGGATAAAGTCAATTAATTGATCATCTCAAGGTGCCTAATTTAAGGTGTCCTTGAATTCAAAGCAGAATATAAAATGAGTAACAGAATATTTCTAAAGGCGCCAGTAGTGTATTTACTTCAACAAATACTTGAAGACATAAACAATACAACAAAGATATGGACCCATTACACCGTATCGTTACTGTGTCcagtagaaataaaatgatgCCAATATTACAGCTATAAAACGGCTTACttcaaattattataaaaaaattgaaCACAGTTGAATTAGTAGTCACATTGTAAATCAGAAAAGGAAATACTATCAACACTGATGCTTCGTTAATATTCACAACCAATCTGAATGCAAACAGGCCGAAACATATTCCCAGTTTCCACAGCTCTATAAAACGTATAATTACATCATAATTTGACTGAAGGTGTTGATTAATTCATATTTGTACATGCTGACAAAAAACTTTAAGCAAATACTGGGAGATATACTTGCTGTTGTAAATCTGTTGTAAAATCAATTAACACGCGGTATATTAGATAATAGAAACGGGTTATTGTGAACAAAAATAGATTTACCAGAGTTGAGCTTGTAGACCCAGTCCCAGTGAACTCCTTCTCCACAGTCGTTTCATTTGGACTCCGCTTCAGAGTCTGACCAGCGGGAATCGTGGAATCGTTGTAAGATCTGACGAACTTAAAGTCACTGGTTCGTGAGCCAGTTGTTAAGTAAGTGTCATAATTGTAAGAACTCCGTAAAGTTCCTGCGCCCTCTACCTCCGCGTAGTTGGGAGGGAAATATGCACTGGGAATAGCCACTGCGCCGTCAAACAACAGTCTGGGTTTTCGTCTCCGGCAAAACCTCACGGTCACAATTAGAATaataaaagtaagaaaaaaggTCGAGACGGAGACCAGTGCGATGATCAAATATGAAGTTAATTTGGAA
It contains:
- the LOC135250064 gene encoding protocadherin beta-16-like isoform X33 — its product is MVSFGFFWSSLACCVVFFLLSLPASFGDASYSIPEEMKHGSIIGNIAKDLGLGVQSLSGRKARIDTEGSRRRYCEININSGDLIVSDRIDREALCGQKPSCALKYELVLENPLELHRILIHINDINDNSPQFANDVIKLEIGESADKGSRFPLDEAHDADIGQNSVQSYTLQRNDHFVLTMHTNTVGGKYGVLVLEKELDREEQQNITLLLTAADGGTPQRSGTVAVHVTVLDANDNIPVFSKDVYKVSLSENSPLGALVVTVSATDADEGANGEVTYEFGRVPDEVKKLFSLDRKTGQIKVSGQINFEEESNYEMRIQAKDGSGLASYSSVNIEITDMNDNAPEIFLKSLDNPIPENVLPGTEVAIINVQDKDSGANRQVRCTIQQNVPFKLVPSIKNYYSLVTTGELDREVVSEYDITIIATDEGSPPLSSSKTVPLSISDVNDNPPVFNELSYSVYVAENNKPGSSVISVKATDPDWRQNGTVLYSLSPTEVNGVPMSSFLSINGDTGVIHAVRSFDYEQFRSFKAQVVARDNGSPPLSSNVTVSVFITDENDNSPQILYPVTQGNSFMTEIVPKATYAGSLVSKVIAVDPDSGQNAWLSYQIMKSTDAGLFTIGLHSGEIKAQRDISQSDDMKHNLVVSVRDNGTPVLSTTCAVHFLISDDLTEVPEFKNISYEENSSKLTSYLIIALVAVSTFLLTFIILIVALRYFRRRTPRLMGGAVAIPSAYFPPNYAEVEGAGTLRGSYNYDTYLTTGSRTSDFKFVTSYNDVINPADNTLKRCSNESSGETAITVAESKCQTLQKPPNTDWRFSQNQRPGTSGQHKYNTTQIRWTPYGKARAAPPPEAAVGTGPWPNPPTEAEQLQALMAAANEVSEATATLGPGTMGLSTRYSPQFTLQHVPDYRQNVYIPGSTATLTANQQQQQQQQQQPPQPALPQPPPQAEAPKAAQTPASKKKSAKKDKK
- the LOC135250064 gene encoding protocadherin gamma-A11-like isoform X32, which translates into the protein MGHDAFFLSSLAYCMVFFLLSLPASFGDASYSIPEEMKRGSVIGNIAKDLGVDVQSLSRRKARIDKEGSSRCYCDINLNSGDLIVSERIDRETLCGQKASCVLKCELVLENPLELHRLLLHLNDINDNSPQFTNDFIKIEIGESTVKGARFPLDEAHDADIGQNAVQSYTLQRNDNFVLTVHTNTAGRKYGELVLEKELDREEHQDVTLLLTATDGGSPQRSGTVVIHITVLDANDNIPVFSQDVYKVSLPENSPLGTLVATVSATDADEGANGDVTYEFGHVPGEVKKLFSLDRKTGQIKVNGQINFEEESNYEIRIQAKDGSGLVSYSTVNIEITDVNDNAPKIFLKSLSNPIPENVFPGTEVGIINVQDKDSGANQQVSCSIQQNAPFKLVPSITNYYSLVTTGELDREVVSEYNITIVAVDEGSPSLSSSKTVQLSVSDVNDNPPIFYEQSYSVYVAENNKPGSSVISIRAGDPDWRQNGTVSYSLVSSEVSGVSGSSFLSISGDTGVIHAVRSFDYEQFRSFKVQVVARDNGSPPLSSNVTVSVFIKDENDNSPQILYPAPLGNSLMTEIVPKAASAGSLVSKVIAVDTDSGQNAWLSYQIVKSTDAGLFTIGLHSGEIRTQRDIAESDTMKQSIVVSVRDNGQPALTTTCTIYLLISDNLAEVPELKDMSYEENNSKLTSYLIIALVSVSTFFLTFIIAIVAVRLCYRRKPRLFDGAVAIPSAYFPPNYAEVEGAGTLRGSYNYDTYLTTGSRTSDFKFVTSYNDVMTPAGQTLKISPNENNIERDVTGPGSKFSTLQKPPNTDWRFSQNQRPGTSGQHKYNTTQIRWTPYGKARAAPPPEAAVGTGPWPNPPTEAEQLQALMAAANEVSEATATLGPGTMGLSTRYSPQFTLQHVPDYRQNVYIPGSTATLTANQQQQQQQQQQPPQPALPQPPPQAEAPKAAQTPASKKKSAKKDKK
- the LOC135250064 gene encoding protocadherin beta-16-like isoform X4 translates to MYLFDIQLEIISGLDSSMVCKRVSVNSSRCCLVLILFFLPACFGDASYSIPEEMKHGSVIGNIAKDLGLDVKHLSSRKARVDTEGSRRHYCDINLNSGDLIVSERIDREALCGQMASCALKCELVLENPLELHRISLHIQDINDNSPQFGTNVISLEITESADKGARFLLDEAHDADIGQNAVQSYTLQRNDHFVLAVHTNTDGGKYGELVLEKELDREEQQEVELLLTAADGGTPQKTGTVVIRITVVDVNDNIPVFSQAVYKAILPENSPLDTVVVTVSATDADDGANGEVTYDFGRVSEEVNKLFSLDRKSGEIRLKGSIDFEEVSNYQMRIQAKDGAGLASHTKVIIDITDVNDNAPEIFLKSLSNPIHENVLPGTEVGIINVQDKDSGANQQVRCSIQKDVPFKLIPSIKNYYSLVTTGELDREVVAEYNITISASDEGFPPLSSSTTVLLSVSDVNDNPPAFDEQSYSAYVTENNKPGTSVISVKATDPDWRQNGTVYYSLLSSDVSGVPISSLLSINGDTGVIHAVRAFDYEKFRSFKMQVVARDNGSPPLSSNVTVSVFITDENDNSPQILYPASLGNSFMTEMVPKTAHAGSLVSKVIAVDADSGQNAWLSYQILKSTDPVLFTIGLHSGEITVQRDISESDTMKQNLVISVTDNGRPSLSTTCTVYLLISDNLAEVPELKDMSYQEENSKLTSYLIIALVSVSTFFFAFIIIIVSIKFCRRNKPRLLFDGTVAIPSACFPPTYAEMEGAGTLRSSYNYDTYLTTGSRTSDFKFLSSYHDATVPPGQTLKRSPNETTAGHDFPEVESKYATLQKPPNTDWRFSQNQRPGTSGQHKYNTTQIRWTPYGKARAAPPPEAAVGTGPWPNPPTEAEQLQALMAAANEVSEATATLGPGTMGLSTRYSPQFTLQHVPDYRQNVYIPGSTATLTANQQQQQQQQQQPPQPALPQPPPQAEAPKAAQTPASKKKSAKKDKK
- the LOC135250064 gene encoding protocadherin gamma-A11-like isoform X49; the protein is MGHDAFFLSSLAYCMVFFLLSLPASFGDASYSIPEEMKRGSVIGNIAKDLGVDVQSLSRRKARIDKEGSSRCYCDINLNSGDLIVSERIDRETLCGQKASCVLKCELVLENPLELHRLLLHLNDINDNSPQFTNDFIKIEIGESTVKGARFPLDEAHDADIGQNAVQSYTLQRNDNFVLTVHTNTAGRKYGELVLEKELDREEHQDVTLLLTATDGGSPQRSGTVVIHITVLDANDNIPVFSQDVYKVSLPENSPLGTLVATVSATDADEGANGDVTYEFGHVPGEVKKLFSLDRKTGQIKVNGQINFEEESNYEIRIQAKDGSGLVSYSTVNIEITDVNDNAPKIFLKSLSNPIPENVFPGTEVGIINVQDKDSGANQQVSCSIQQNAPFKLVPSITNYYSLVTTGELDREVVSEYNITIVAVDEGSPSLSSSKTVQLSVSDVNDNPPIFYEQSYSVYVAENNKPGSSVISIRAGDPDWRQNGTVSYSLVSSEVSGVSGSSFLSISGDTGVIHAVRSFDYEQFRSFKVQVVARDNGSPPLSSNVTVSVFIKDENDNSPQILYPAPLGNSLMTEIVPKAASAGSLVSKVIAVDTDSGQNAWLSYQIVKSTDAGLFTIGLHSGEIRTQRDIAESDTMKQSIVVSVRDNGQPALTTTCTIYLLISDNLAEVPELKDMSYEENNSKLTSYLIIALVSVSTFFLTFIIAIVAVRLCYRRKPRLFDGAVAIPSAYFPPNYAEVEGAGTLRGSYNYDTYLTTGSRTSDFKFVTSYNDVMTPAGQTLKISPNENNIERDVTGPGSKFSTLQKPPNTDWRFSQNQRPGTSGAAPPPEAAVGTGPWPNPPTEAEQLQALMAAANEVSEATATLGPGTMGLSTRYSPQFTLQHVPDYRQNVYIPGSTATLTANQQQQQQQQQQPPQPALPQPPPQAEAPKAAQTPASKKKSAKKDKK